The Harpia harpyja isolate bHarHar1 chromosome 10, bHarHar1 primary haplotype, whole genome shotgun sequence genome includes a region encoding these proteins:
- the ACADSB gene encoding short/branched chain specific acyl-CoA dehydrogenase, mitochondrial isoform X2: protein MAAAGGWLRNCTKLKRNMPAYLAPWRASPCVFRSSKSELMPNLASDGVVCAPLQTFTEEETMLKNMVTKFAQERVAPLVQKMDENSKMEDSVIQGLFEQGLMSIELGEEYGGTGASFFSTILVVEELSKVDPAVALLCELQNTLTNKLFTTYGTEEQKRTYLPRVAKDTIGSFCLSEAGSGSDAFSLKTRAEKKGDYYIINGSKMWISLAEHAGVFFVMANTDPSLGYRGITCFVVDRDTEGLHVGKKEDKLGIRASSTCPVTFENVKVPETNILGQVGQGYKYAIGMLNTGRIGIAAQMLGLAQGCFDHTIPYTKERVQFGKSIFDFQGMQHQIAQVATQLEAARLLTYNAARLAETGRPFIKEASMAKYYTAEVATLTTSKCIEWMGGVGFTKNYPIEKYYRDCKIGTIYEGTSNIQLSTIAKSLAQEY from the exons atggcggcggcgggcggttGGCTGAGGAACTGCACGAAG ctgaaaagaaatatgCCAGCATACTTGGCTCCTTGGAGAGCTTCTCCATGTGTCTTTAGATCCTCCAAATCGGAACTCATGCCAAATCTAGCCAGTGATGGAGTTGTCTGTGCTCCGCTTCAAACATTCACCGAAGAGGAAACAATGCTGAAAAATATGG TGACAAAATTTGCTCAGGAACGAGTTGCACCTTTGGTGCAAAAAATGGATGAGAATTCGAAAATGGAAGACTCTGTAATACAGGGATTGTTTGAACAAGGG CTGATGAGTATTGAGCTTGGGGAAGAATATGGAGGAACCggagcttcatttttttcaaccATATTGGTGGTAGAAGAATTGTCCAAAGTTGATCCAGCCGTAGCTCTTCTATGTGAACTCCAAAATACACTAACAAATAAGTTGTTTACCACATATggaacagaagaacaaaagagaaCTTACCTGCCCAGAGTTGCTAAAGATACA ATAGGCAGTTTCTGTCTTTCGGAGGCTGGATCTGGCAgtgatgcattttctttgaagaCTCGGGCTGAAAAGAAAGGAGACTACTATATTATCAATGGCTCAAAGATGTGGATTAGCTTAGCAGAACATGCAGGAGTTTTCTTTGTGATGGCAAATACAGATCCATCCTTA GGATACAGGGGAATTACTTGCTTCGTAGTAGATCGCGACACAGAGGGACTACatgtggggaagaaggaggacaAGCTTGGAATCAGAGCGTCTTCTACCTGCCCagtaacatttgaaaatgttaag GTTCCTGAGACCAATATCCTGGGACAGGTTGGACAAGGCTATAAGTATGCAATTGGAATGCTAAATACTGGCAGAATAGGTATTGCTGCACAG ATGTTAGGACTGGCACAGGGGTGTTTCGACCATACGATTCCCTATACAAAGGAGAGAGTCCAGTTTGGGAAAAGCATATTCGATTTCCAG GGGATGCAACATCAGATAGCTCAGGTGGCCACACAGTTGGAGGCAGCAAGGTTACTGACCTACAACGCAGCCCGTCTTGCAGAAACAGGAAGGCCATTCATAAAGGAGGCCAGCATGGCCAAATACTACACTGCTGAG GTTGCAACACTGACAACTAGTAAATGTATTGAATGGATGGGTGGTGTTGGATTCACAAAAAATTATCCAATAGAAAAGTACTATCGTGACTGCAAGATAG gTACAATATATGAAGGAACTTCAAATATCCAGTTGAGCACCATTGCAAAAAGCTTAGCGCAGGAGTACTGA
- the ACADSB gene encoding short/branched chain specific acyl-CoA dehydrogenase, mitochondrial isoform X1 — protein MARTGTGVEVIKESQLKRNMPAYLAPWRASPCVFRSSKSELMPNLASDGVVCAPLQTFTEEETMLKNMVTKFAQERVAPLVQKMDENSKMEDSVIQGLFEQGLMSIELGEEYGGTGASFFSTILVVEELSKVDPAVALLCELQNTLTNKLFTTYGTEEQKRTYLPRVAKDTIGSFCLSEAGSGSDAFSLKTRAEKKGDYYIINGSKMWISLAEHAGVFFVMANTDPSLGYRGITCFVVDRDTEGLHVGKKEDKLGIRASSTCPVTFENVKVPETNILGQVGQGYKYAIGMLNTGRIGIAAQMLGLAQGCFDHTIPYTKERVQFGKSIFDFQGMQHQIAQVATQLEAARLLTYNAARLAETGRPFIKEASMAKYYTAEVATLTTSKCIEWMGGVGFTKNYPIEKYYRDCKIGTIYEGTSNIQLSTIAKSLAQEY, from the exons ATGGCTAGGACAGGTACAGGAGTGGAGGTCATCAAGGAAAGCCAA ctgaaaagaaatatgCCAGCATACTTGGCTCCTTGGAGAGCTTCTCCATGTGTCTTTAGATCCTCCAAATCGGAACTCATGCCAAATCTAGCCAGTGATGGAGTTGTCTGTGCTCCGCTTCAAACATTCACCGAAGAGGAAACAATGCTGAAAAATATGG TGACAAAATTTGCTCAGGAACGAGTTGCACCTTTGGTGCAAAAAATGGATGAGAATTCGAAAATGGAAGACTCTGTAATACAGGGATTGTTTGAACAAGGG CTGATGAGTATTGAGCTTGGGGAAGAATATGGAGGAACCggagcttcatttttttcaaccATATTGGTGGTAGAAGAATTGTCCAAAGTTGATCCAGCCGTAGCTCTTCTATGTGAACTCCAAAATACACTAACAAATAAGTTGTTTACCACATATggaacagaagaacaaaagagaaCTTACCTGCCCAGAGTTGCTAAAGATACA ATAGGCAGTTTCTGTCTTTCGGAGGCTGGATCTGGCAgtgatgcattttctttgaagaCTCGGGCTGAAAAGAAAGGAGACTACTATATTATCAATGGCTCAAAGATGTGGATTAGCTTAGCAGAACATGCAGGAGTTTTCTTTGTGATGGCAAATACAGATCCATCCTTA GGATACAGGGGAATTACTTGCTTCGTAGTAGATCGCGACACAGAGGGACTACatgtggggaagaaggaggacaAGCTTGGAATCAGAGCGTCTTCTACCTGCCCagtaacatttgaaaatgttaag GTTCCTGAGACCAATATCCTGGGACAGGTTGGACAAGGCTATAAGTATGCAATTGGAATGCTAAATACTGGCAGAATAGGTATTGCTGCACAG ATGTTAGGACTGGCACAGGGGTGTTTCGACCATACGATTCCCTATACAAAGGAGAGAGTCCAGTTTGGGAAAAGCATATTCGATTTCCAG GGGATGCAACATCAGATAGCTCAGGTGGCCACACAGTTGGAGGCAGCAAGGTTACTGACCTACAACGCAGCCCGTCTTGCAGAAACAGGAAGGCCATTCATAAAGGAGGCCAGCATGGCCAAATACTACACTGCTGAG GTTGCAACACTGACAACTAGTAAATGTATTGAATGGATGGGTGGTGTTGGATTCACAAAAAATTATCCAATAGAAAAGTACTATCGTGACTGCAAGATAG gTACAATATATGAAGGAACTTCAAATATCCAGTTGAGCACCATTGCAAAAAGCTTAGCGCAGGAGTACTGA
- the ACADSB gene encoding short/branched chain specific acyl-CoA dehydrogenase, mitochondrial isoform X3: protein MSIELGEEYGGTGASFFSTILVVEELSKVDPAVALLCELQNTLTNKLFTTYGTEEQKRTYLPRVAKDTIGSFCLSEAGSGSDAFSLKTRAEKKGDYYIINGSKMWISLAEHAGVFFVMANTDPSLGYRGITCFVVDRDTEGLHVGKKEDKLGIRASSTCPVTFENVKVPETNILGQVGQGYKYAIGMLNTGRIGIAAQMLGLAQGCFDHTIPYTKERVQFGKSIFDFQGMQHQIAQVATQLEAARLLTYNAARLAETGRPFIKEASMAKYYTAEVATLTTSKCIEWMGGVGFTKNYPIEKYYRDCKIGTIYEGTSNIQLSTIAKSLAQEY from the exons ATGAGTATTGAGCTTGGGGAAGAATATGGAGGAACCggagcttcatttttttcaaccATATTGGTGGTAGAAGAATTGTCCAAAGTTGATCCAGCCGTAGCTCTTCTATGTGAACTCCAAAATACACTAACAAATAAGTTGTTTACCACATATggaacagaagaacaaaagagaaCTTACCTGCCCAGAGTTGCTAAAGATACA ATAGGCAGTTTCTGTCTTTCGGAGGCTGGATCTGGCAgtgatgcattttctttgaagaCTCGGGCTGAAAAGAAAGGAGACTACTATATTATCAATGGCTCAAAGATGTGGATTAGCTTAGCAGAACATGCAGGAGTTTTCTTTGTGATGGCAAATACAGATCCATCCTTA GGATACAGGGGAATTACTTGCTTCGTAGTAGATCGCGACACAGAGGGACTACatgtggggaagaaggaggacaAGCTTGGAATCAGAGCGTCTTCTACCTGCCCagtaacatttgaaaatgttaag GTTCCTGAGACCAATATCCTGGGACAGGTTGGACAAGGCTATAAGTATGCAATTGGAATGCTAAATACTGGCAGAATAGGTATTGCTGCACAG ATGTTAGGACTGGCACAGGGGTGTTTCGACCATACGATTCCCTATACAAAGGAGAGAGTCCAGTTTGGGAAAAGCATATTCGATTTCCAG GGGATGCAACATCAGATAGCTCAGGTGGCCACACAGTTGGAGGCAGCAAGGTTACTGACCTACAACGCAGCCCGTCTTGCAGAAACAGGAAGGCCATTCATAAAGGAGGCCAGCATGGCCAAATACTACACTGCTGAG GTTGCAACACTGACAACTAGTAAATGTATTGAATGGATGGGTGGTGTTGGATTCACAAAAAATTATCCAATAGAAAAGTACTATCGTGACTGCAAGATAG gTACAATATATGAAGGAACTTCAAATATCCAGTTGAGCACCATTGCAAAAAGCTTAGCGCAGGAGTACTGA